The Gossypium arboreum isolate Shixiya-1 chromosome 2, ASM2569848v2, whole genome shotgun sequence region AACTCAGTTTTACCTACGGAATCAAATGTACCTGCAAAAAACAAGAACCATTTCATGTTTTTGTTCCTTGCATACATCACAAGCATGGTCATTACAACAGTACGCGGTTGATGTTTAACCTGGTTTTACAGTTTGAAGCCCTGATGTTATACATGCTATATTCTGGAAACCAGCTTGCTCCAATTTATTGGCAGCAGCAGTAGACCTTCACATTGAAAAAAGAAGTTCAGTTCCATCAATGATTACTCACATTGAGGCTAAAATGAAGATAAGGGCATCGAAATAAATTCAGACCATTCATCAGTTGAGTATATTCAATGCAGAATAGCCTTTAATCGGATCTAGAATGAATCAGATTCGGATGTATACTAATAAATCAGATTGCAAATCAAGCATATCCAGAGCAGAGTAAGAACTAACCTCAGCCCCTCTTGACATACAAGTAACAATTTAGATTCGGGAGAAAACTGACTTTTCACGGACTGTACAAATTCAGGATTGAGTTTTGTAAATGGCAACCCAAAGAATAAGCCTGAAAAGTTATTGTGCAAAGTCCTCTTAACAATTGTGCCTGCACAAACAGAACAGATCAACATGTAAGTTATGTAGTACTTAAACTGAGAAATGAGCTGAGTTTATAAGGATTGGATATAGGAGGCTTCACCAGGATCATTGTCTGTGTTTTCAATGAAAAGGGGAACATGATAACATGATTTGATATGAGCTCGATCGAACTGAGATTTATCGCGGACGTCGAGAACGGCATAACCCTCAACAGCTATAAGTTTTTTGGCTTCTTCAGCATTTACAAAATTGACTTCAGCTCTAATGCTTAAGTTTCTTCTCCGGATAGGTGTGGCTCTTCCATAGTTGGTCTTTAATTCCAACCAGGTTTTCCTAGTGCTGAAATCTCATCTCAATTCATTACTTCCAATGTTCATAtcttcttttttatttaaatttctaCAGTAGTTGTGATATTAAGTACAAATATCCCAACAAAAATGTTCATGCATAGAGCAAAATCAAACTGCATTGAACAAACTACTACATTCTAAGATCACTAACCCATAGACATAGGAAAACTCAAAAATTCATGTTCGTTCTTTTTTGTCCATTTTCTCAGGAATCCAAACAAAAATTTACACAACAAATGTAGGATGGAGTAGAATGCATTGTAACACTCCGATCCCACATTTCTTGGTAAACACAGTGATCTTTACTGTAGAACATTTTCAATTTTAGCACTCAATATGTATATTTCTTCGAGAAACTTGTCTTTCCAAACTCAAAATAAAGCTCAATATTGAAGCATTCTAATTTTCTCAGAAACCAAACAGTAGACCCACATATCAGGTTTCGAAATTAAGCAAATTTGAGAAGAAAATAAGTTTACCTTGTAGAAGAGAGGGTCAAATAATAACAAGTAGTAGCAATTCCAGCCATTGAAAGAAATATCTACTTGGTTTTGTTGCTGCTGCTCCTCTCCGTGTTTTCAGAGTGGTTAAACTGGAGCCAGCTTAGAACTGAGGATAGCCACGAGATTGACCCAAGAAATTTGGAAGGAGCAATGGGTTTCTGCCACGTGTACATCAAAATCGGATATATGATATTATTATTTCTGGAGTCTTCCTCCTTTGATTTTGCTTTCCAAGAACAACAAGCAATATAAAAAGTTGAAACTACATTGTATGATTTTAGATTGACCCACACCCCACTCCTTTGaaatttaaggtttttttttttttttttgcaattgagTTTGATGTAaatgttaattttggtatccgaattttttcaaatattcaaaatttctgTATCAATTTAGTTCTTTGAGTTTTTTCTCTATctctatttgatatttatatttttttactaaATGAGTTTTAACTCAATTAACATCCATATTATTATCTTTGCAAGAGGGCATGCATTTAAACGCACTGAAGCATAATTATCTTTGTCATACCCCTACTCCGATTGGGAAACATGACAACACAGGAACTACCTAATGATACCCACAAGCAACTTACCATCCGAATGGTCATTTAGTGACCAACTACCCAAGTGCCTCGAACCCCTTCATGGGAGGGACTATCCATCCAATCAGATCCTCTATTAAGCCATTTGCTATTAACAGGTTGATACGGAATGAATGGAGGAAGTGGAAGAAAAATCGAATTCAAGTTATTCAACTCAAAAaggaaagatttgaatttgatctaaaaagaagaaataaacatatttggtaataaggaaataaaaaataataagaagaaatttaagaataaataaaatcataaataaataagaaataaaagtataaaaaagAACAAATTGAAAGATAGACGAGTAAACCGATGGGATATGACAGATAGAATGATAAATGCCAAATTGAACTCTTTGAGATATAAATTTCAACAAACTCAATTAATAGTTTTAATCAAAAAAATATTGCACAAAGAAACAAACTCCCaaacttgaaaattttattaatgaaaatCAAATTGTCTGCTTAATGAACAATGAAAAAGTCTTTATATAGGTTAGCTAAGTACATCCAAATAAAACTTTAAAGTATACTAAAATTCTATTTAATCTAAATAAGTAGTTTTAAACAAAACtttttattaacatacaactcttAAATTACTTagaatacttaataattataaagaaatcataataaaataatagcagATAATAAAGGGCTtatgtataataaaaattaagactAGGACCCGAACCCAATATGAAGCGCCTAAGCTTGTGGAATTGATTAGGGTCCTTGTAATGAAACGCTTAAGCTTATTAACATTCTCCATATGGGTTTGAAGCTTCAACTCttcttgatttttatgttttttgtgaTAAAGTCTTAAACAAATAAGTTAAGGTTTGACTTTAGCTGCTTGGATTTGGATCTCGTGATTGAGTCTTGAGGGAAACTAATTACATCTCTATTATGACTTTTGAATTGGACTGAGCTGCTCGTATCATAGCTGTATTCTCTTGAAGAGGGGATCATTCGGAAACCATTACCTCTCCTATAAATATCCCAAGTTACCATATAGAAAGGAGATTCTCTCATTCCCGCCAACAAATCTTAAGATGCTAAGCCCTCATCTTTCTCCTCTCCATTCTCCAACTTTTTTTACTCTCGGGCCCGACTTGGGTGAACTGGTCTTTCTCGACACCATCCCCTCTCCTCTTTTTCCACCTTTATTGATAATCTATACCAACAATCTTCTTATTTAAAAGTTGGGGAGATATTATAAGTAGTTCTAACGTTGTATAAAAAAAtatctatatttttttattagaacacatacataaaatattaattgGGACATACAATATCATTTGATCTAGATATCAAATTCAACattgaaattaaatttaagtaCAAAATGGTACATTAACCCTTATTTTTATAAGTTATAGAattattaattatgaaaatgaactgTTGATAAGACAAATTCATAAAGTTCTAAAATGGCATGAGAAATGGATCTGAGATAACCCCATTGCTGTGAAAAGATAAAAGGTATAAAAATAATCACAGattaaaattagtaattaaataagttaattgtattaaaattaattattatttgatatattttAGTGAAAATTTTCAACTTCATAAATTGACACGTGTCCTTAATTagcattttaaaaaataaaaattaaataaatgagacAATCATTTTTTAAATCTCACTTGTAGTTGATAAGTATCTAAGAGCTTGACCGTTAATATATCTATTCAGTCCTTTTACTATTAGGAAGTGGGCATATTGGACCCATCATAATGAATTGAAGTGCTTATGCCCTTCTGCTTTTAAGCTAATTGGTAAAACTGATAAACGGGAGTCACGGGATTCGTACTAATTTATGGTGTGGCACGTGAACATTGGGACCTAGATGGCATGTCATTTGGCAATGTCAACATGGAACCCTAAATTTAACAAGTGCAATAATTGATTTCACATTTAGCTAAAGCTATAACAGATTTATGGCGAAGATCTTCTCTTTCATTTCATTAACAACAATACTCATTATAACAGGCACCAATATTTAACGAATGCAACAATTCGTCATCGAGAATTCCATAAATTCCGATGCATTTTTATTCAAATCAACATCCTCGCTTTAAAAGTGAACAGCGAAAAGCAAAACGGAGTCCGCAAGTATGATTATATCTTCAAAAAACAAAGACAGATCATCGAACAGGATCAATTATCTCACATTTCACTGGAAGTGCCTTCTCAACAGCGACATGCAAGATTTATGACTCAACAGGCCTTTTCTTGGTGGTGTATGGGTAATACTCCTTCCCTGTGTCCAGCCTTGTAGTCTGACCTCCAGCATCAATCACCGCAGAGGTGAATGCCAGTGCTGATCCGGCAGAAATAGCTGTTGAGATGCTCCTCCCTAGGAAATACATAACACGTAATACATTTGTTGAACATTACAAGTGGCCAAAGCAGATTAAGTTTAACATAGGTCAAGAAACCCATAAAAGGGCATCGACAATCCATTTTATTCTCCTTAAAAGCACAAAAACTTATGGAGATCCACTATATGAAGTAATGCCTTTACGCAACCCTCTGCTTCGAAAGACAAACTCAGACCCCTAACTCAAGGATTTTTACCACAACATATTTCAGCTCAAAATTGTCAAGCCTTGCTCAACTCTACAGATAGTTCACTGTACAGATGTAAACAACAAAGCAAGCAACTATCGAaatgtacaaaaaaaaaaaaaaaaaaaaggggaaatgataGGTGAAATCAGAAAGTATTAACTTTTACTATTCACAAGATGCAGAACTCCTACCACTACATGTATAACAAGTAAATATGTTTAGTAAATATCAACAAGACAAACAAAAACAAGTCAAAGCAATACTGGAATATATGAGTATAACTTTAGCACCATTCTTTAGATGGTAGAGGAGATCCTAAGAAACATCACAAGTTTTGAAATTGTGAAGAGGTAAAGTTTTCTAAGGTTAAAGTTTTCAGTGACTTAGTTTAGATGAATCATCCAAGCTATGCCAATTATCAGAAAATATTGCTGTAAGAAATAATAAAATCAGATAGAAAGTCATGAGGCGCACAAAGCATACCAGACTAGCACTCTGAATAAAATTTATACCTTTGAAACCGAGAATGGAAGCCCCAGCCACGAAACCACCAACAGCACCATTGACAAAGTCTCTCTTCATCCTATAATTCTGCAACAGTTGCTCAACACCAATATAGACTCCCCCAATTGCAGCAAATGTCATTCCATAATTTCCCATCATCTTTAGCGTTCTTACAAGCCCAGGTATGGCAACACTTCTCTCAACACGAGGCACATCATACCATGTAGCAACAACGGTTCCCCAGATAGTTCCAGCAACAAAACCAGTAGTTGCACCCTTGATTGTTTTCATTGTTGGAGTGTCATCATCCTCATAATACCGAAGCTCTGAGGGATCCACAGCCATCTTACTGCATAACAACCAATATCGAATGTGTTTAGCCATAGAACTTTGTCTAGCATATATATTATAGGaaaaggaaatgacacaattaaaatACATTTGGAAAGTAACAAGGATTGGGCGTGGGCTACATAGAGGAAGGTAGTTCTCTCCATCCCATAAATCCCATCCTTTCCTGAGACTCAAGCTTGAGAATCTCAGACTTCTAAgttcaatttcaaattttaaccATTTGGTATCCTTTCTGGAACACAACAACGAGCGTATCATCTAAAGCAAATTAGAATTCAAAATGGACCTTCGATAATACCGGAAAAACAACACAAACTCAATGCATAAAATCAACATAATCATACTGTCATATGTTCATAATAATATAGAAAAGCacttacaacatgaaataaaaacacTTACAACTTGAAATAAAAACACATCCATATACAAGAGTTAGAAACCGTTAAATACAGGGAAAAAGGGCAATGAACCAATCATTTTCAGTTTAATTGCACAGATGCGAACCAACAATGCCTATGTACCAAATTAAAACATCTTTTTTATTTCGAAAATGAGAAAAAAGAATTTCTGAAATGCTAATTTACTATCGGTCAGATCCCAAcggaaaaaaattatattaaattgagaaaaaaaaagaggaaacaaAGGAATTGAGAATAGATCGAATCAAGCAAACCAAAGGATTAGATTAGATTTATAAAAAGAAAACCCTAGATTATGCAGCTGACTCCAATAACTTGAAAGCGATAAGTTGTAGGAAAATAGCGGTAATTAATtaagaagagaaaaaagaaaaggaagagaAAATGGAGAAAAATTACCTTTCGGAGGAAATTGGAGAAGACGAAGTGAAAGAGTGAGGGCGTTTAGCTCACAAAGGTTTTCGAGAAATTCATTTGCTTGTTGATGATGCGCTACTAAACCTGTTACCCGCCCCGCCCGGCTCTAATAAATTCGGGTCTGGATAGGTTACATATTAATTAATATGAATtaactttaatatatttttttgacgtattttaataaataattagtttttaattaaaattctaaatttttaagtTTATCGAGTTGAATTATTACATTTATATATGTAAAAGTaattagatgaaaatataattatgATAGTATGAATTATAATTAGAGAACTACTTACTATTAAATTAGACTATAATTActattaaaattaacaaaaataaataaataaatattatatgtaattttattaattactCGAGTTCTCACTCTACTTTTAAAAGCTATAGAgtatacttgaaaattttaatttaatttgacgaGACTTATTAATTTAATGATTACATATTATTAAGTACGAAAGTTTGAATCTAAAAAATAACATTATTGAAAACAACAACCTTTGACGTAAAAAATTGGGGTAAGTAACCCACAAAGATTCCCTTTGGCTCACTGCTCGGCACATACGCAAGCATTTCTCCACCGGTTCTCGAGCTTACAGACTTCATCTTCTTTCTCTAACTCTGCATAAATCCACTCATTCTCTCTACTATGTTACATATAACCTGGTCTCCATTAAGAAAATTACCAAGATAGATA contains the following coding sequences:
- the LOC108465426 gene encoding rhodanese-like domain-containing protein 9, chloroplastic; translation: MAGIATTCYYLTLSSTSTRKTWLELKTNYGRATPIRRRNLSIRAEVNFVNAEEAKKLIAVEGYAVLDVRDKSQFDRAHIKSCYHVPLFIENTDNDPGTIVKRTLHNNFSGLFFGLPFTKLNPEFVQSVKSQFSPESKLLLVCQEGLRSTAAANKLEQAGFQNIACITSGLQTVKPGTFDSVGKTELQDAGKAGLVTIQGKISAVLGTVLICAYLFITLFPDQAEKLLQMSPVR
- the LOC108461916 gene encoding outer envelope pore protein 16-3, chloroplastic/mitochondrial; protein product: MAVDPSELRYYEDDDTPTMKTIKGATTGFVAGTIWGTVVATWYDVPRVERSVAIPGLVRTLKMMGNYGMTFAAIGGVYIGVEQLLQNYRMKRDFVNGAVGGFVAGASILGFKGRSISTAISAGSALAFTSAVIDAGGQTTRLDTGKEYYPYTTKKRPVES